The Stappia sp. genome window below encodes:
- the phnE gene encoding phosphonate ABC transporter, permease protein PhnE — MTAQHSRIDAPLLSSDALSEAVRAQMRPQWGNIARTAVILGVIMLLLALSYYPTEMNNWVRLFQGNDFLDSMIAQFLSPDFSDLDLYLRKMLETVQIALWGTVLSIIFGAPMALLASNNIAPAWIVFPMRRLMDASRAINDLVFAVLFVAVVGLGPLPGVLAIFVHNLGIISKLFSEAVEAIDERPVEGIRTTGASRLQEIIYGVIPQVIPLWSSFSLYRFETNVRSATVLGIVGAGGIGFTFNEAFKGFRFEEASAIIIVMVVTVSVIDMISSRLRKMLI, encoded by the coding sequence ATGACCGCCCAACACAGCCGGATCGATGCCCCCCTCCTGTCCTCCGACGCCCTGTCGGAGGCCGTGCGCGCCCAGATGCGCCCGCAGTGGGGAAACATCGCCCGCACCGCCGTCATTCTCGGCGTGATCATGCTTCTTCTGGCGCTGTCCTACTACCCGACGGAGATGAACAACTGGGTCCGTCTGTTCCAGGGCAACGACTTCCTGGACAGCATGATCGCCCAGTTCCTGAGCCCCGACTTCTCGGATCTCGACCTCTATCTGCGCAAGATGCTGGAGACGGTTCAGATCGCGCTGTGGGGCACGGTGCTGTCGATCATCTTCGGCGCGCCGATGGCGCTGCTCGCCTCCAACAACATCGCCCCGGCCTGGATCGTCTTCCCGATGCGCCGGCTGATGGATGCAAGCCGCGCGATCAACGACCTTGTGTTCGCGGTGCTCTTCGTCGCCGTCGTCGGCCTCGGTCCGCTTCCGGGCGTGCTCGCCATCTTCGTGCACAATCTCGGCATCATCTCCAAGCTGTTCTCCGAGGCCGTCGAGGCCATCGACGAACGCCCCGTGGAGGGCATCCGCACCACCGGCGCCAGCCGGCTGCAGGAGATCATCTACGGCGTGATCCCGCAGGTCATTCCGCTGTGGTCCAGCTTCTCGCTCTACCGCTTCGAGACCAACGTGCGCTCCGCCACCGTGCTCGGCATCGTCGGCGCCGGCGGCATCGGCTTCACCTTCAACGAGGCCTTCAAGGGCTTCCGCTTCGAGGAAGCAAGCGCGATCATCATCGTCATGGTCGTGACCGTGTCGGTGATCGACATGATCTCCAGTCGTCTGCGCAAGATGCTGATCTAG
- the prfB gene encoding peptide chain release factor 2 (programmed frameshift): MRAETQAVVDEIKQAISLLRRHLDWDQAIARLDELNAASEDPTLWDDPARAQKLMRERQQLDDGINGVRALEADLRDNLELIELGEMEDDGDVVGEAEAALKALKSDVQRRQIASLLSGEADGNDAYLEINAGAGGTESQDWASMLLRMYTRWAEKRGYKVETLEMHDGEEAGIKSATLKIRGENAYGWLKTESGVHRLVRISPYDSQARRHTSFASVWVYPVIDDSIEIEVNESDCRIDTYRASGAGGQHVNTTDSAVRITHQPTGIVVQCQSERSQHKNRASAWSMLKARLYELELQKREEKANADASAKTSIGWGHQIRSYVLQPYQLVKDLRTGTDSTSPSDVLDGDLDKFMEATLAQRAFGGAPAEVEDVE, from the exons ATGCGTGCCGAAACCCAGGCCGTGGTCGACGAAATCAAGCAGGCCATAAGCCTGCTGAGGAGGCATCTT GACTGGGATCAAGCGATTGCCAGACTGGATGAACTGAACGCGGCCTCCGAGGACCCCACCCTGTGGGACGATCCCGCGCGGGCCCAGAAGCTGATGCGCGAGCGCCAGCAGCTCGACGACGGCATCAATGGCGTGCGTGCGCTGGAAGCCGATCTGCGCGACAATCTCGAGCTCATCGAACTGGGCGAGATGGAAGACGACGGCGATGTCGTCGGCGAGGCGGAAGCGGCCCTCAAGGCGCTCAAGAGCGATGTACAGCGCCGGCAGATCGCCTCGCTGCTGTCCGGCGAGGCCGACGGCAACGATGCCTATCTCGAGATCAACGCCGGCGCCGGCGGCACCGAAAGCCAGGACTGGGCGAGCATGCTTCTGCGCATGTACACCCGCTGGGCGGAAAAGCGCGGCTACAAGGTCGAGACGCTGGAGATGCACGACGGCGAGGAGGCGGGCATCAAGTCCGCGACCCTCAAGATCCGGGGCGAAAACGCCTATGGCTGGCTGAAGACGGAGTCGGGTGTGCACCGCCTGGTGCGGATCTCGCCCTATGACAGCCAGGCGCGCCGGCATACGAGCTTCGCCTCGGTGTGGGTCTATCCGGTCATCGACGATTCGATCGAGATCGAGGTCAACGAAAGCGACTGCCGCATCGACACCTATCGCGCGTCCGGCGCGGGCGGCCAGCACGTCAACACAACCGACTCGGCGGTGCGCATCACCCACCAGCCGACCGGCATCGTGGTGCAGTGCCAGAGCGAGCGCTCGCAGCACAAGAACCGGGCGAGCGCTTGGTCGATGCTGAAGGCACGGCTTTACGAGCTGGAGCTGCAGAAGCGCGAGGAGAAGGCCAATGCCGACGCCTCCGCCAAGACGTCGATCGGCTGGGGCCACCAGATCCGCTCCTACGTGCTGCAGCCCTATCAGCTGGTGAAGGACCTGCGCACCGGCACGGACAGCACCAGTCCGTCCGACGTGCTCGACGGCGACCTGGACAAGTTCATGGAAGCCACCCTTGCGCAGCGCGCCTTCGGCGGCGCGCCGGCCGAGGTCGAGGACGTGGAGTAG
- a CDS encoding penicillin-binding protein 1A, protein MKVLIKLFGYLFGIGAVMGLLVAAGVWVYLQEMSDDLPDYTTLKNYEPPVMTRVHAADGQLMAEYARQRRLFLPIQAVPELLKQAYLSAEDKNFYSHLGVDPEGIARAAFNYVRNYGSGRRPQGASTITQQVAKNFLLTNEVSIERKVKEAILALRIEQAYTKDEILELYLNEIYLGLGAYGVAAASLLYFDKSVHELTLEEAAYLAALPKGPSNYHPFRQRERAIERRNWVIDRMVQNGFVDSAAGEAAKARPLDVTPRSRGSQLLASEYFAEEVRRRIADMYGEKRLYEGGLSVRSTLDPELQAKARKALMDGLLAFDRRRGGWRGPVTTIELGAGDWGAALAEVDSYSDIPEWRPAVVLAVSDDAAEIGLQPERLVSGELSTERPRATLPFDGMKWARVSGRAPRSANDVLDPGDVVFVEAVDGPAGPQYELRQFPEVSGALVAMDPYTGRVLAMVGGFSFDKSEFNRATQAYRQPGSAFKPFIYAAALDNGYTPSSVVMDAPVEISQGPGLPTWKPQNYGGKFYGPSTLRLGIELSRNVMTVRLAQDMGMPLVAEYAKRFGIYDDMMPVLSMSLGAGETTVMRMVTAYAMIANGGRQVTPTLIDRIQDRYGKTVFRHEERICETCAADSWQGQEEPELIDNRAQVLDPMTAYQITSMMEGVVLRGTATKVQAVGRPVAGKTGTTNDEKDAWFVGFTPDLTVGVFVGYDTPKPMGRGATGGQVAAPIFTAFVEDALADQPPVEFRVPKGLQLIPINRRTGLRAAAGTPGTILEAFKPGTAPPDEYSIIGFQDDVGIPRTVSPEAGQAVMTGTGGLY, encoded by the coding sequence ATGAAAGTTCTTATCAAACTCTTCGGCTATCTCTTCGGCATCGGCGCCGTCATGGGGCTGCTGGTGGCGGCCGGGGTGTGGGTCTACCTCCAGGAAATGAGCGACGACCTGCCGGATTACACGACGCTGAAGAACTACGAGCCGCCGGTGATGACCCGCGTGCACGCGGCCGACGGCCAGCTGATGGCCGAATATGCCCGTCAGCGGCGTCTGTTCCTGCCGATCCAGGCCGTGCCGGAGCTGCTCAAGCAGGCGTATCTGTCGGCCGAGGACAAGAACTTCTACTCCCATCTCGGCGTCGATCCGGAAGGCATCGCACGTGCCGCGTTCAACTACGTCAGGAATTACGGCTCTGGCCGTCGTCCGCAGGGCGCGTCCACCATCACCCAGCAGGTGGCGAAGAACTTTCTGCTGACCAACGAGGTGTCGATCGAGCGCAAGGTGAAGGAAGCCATCCTGGCGCTCAGGATCGAGCAGGCCTACACCAAGGACGAGATCCTCGAGCTCTATCTCAACGAGATCTACCTGGGCCTCGGTGCCTATGGCGTGGCGGCGGCGTCGCTCCTCTATTTCGACAAGTCGGTGCATGAACTGACGCTCGAGGAGGCGGCCTATCTCGCCGCGCTGCCCAAGGGGCCGAGCAACTACCACCCGTTCCGCCAGCGCGAGCGCGCCATCGAGCGGCGCAACTGGGTCATCGACCGGATGGTGCAGAACGGCTTCGTCGACTCGGCGGCCGGCGAGGCGGCCAAGGCGCGTCCGCTGGATGTGACCCCGCGCTCGCGCGGCTCCCAGCTTCTCGCTTCGGAGTATTTCGCCGAGGAAGTGCGCCGCCGGATCGCCGACATGTACGGCGAGAAGCGTCTCTATGAAGGCGGCCTGTCGGTGCGCTCGACGCTCGATCCCGAGCTGCAGGCCAAGGCCCGCAAGGCGCTGATGGACGGGCTTCTGGCCTTCGACCGCCGGCGCGGCGGCTGGCGCGGACCGGTCACGACCATCGAGCTGGGCGCCGGCGACTGGGGCGCGGCGCTCGCCGAGGTCGACAGCTACTCCGACATCCCGGAATGGCGTCCCGCCGTGGTGCTGGCCGTGTCCGACGATGCGGCGGAGATCGGGCTCCAGCCCGAGCGGCTCGTCAGCGGCGAACTGTCCACCGAGCGTCCGCGCGCCACGCTGCCCTTCGACGGCATGAAGTGGGCGCGGGTGAGCGGCCGCGCGCCGCGCAGCGCCAACGATGTGCTCGATCCCGGCGATGTGGTCTTCGTCGAGGCGGTGGACGGCCCGGCCGGTCCGCAGTACGAGCTTCGCCAGTTTCCGGAAGTGTCCGGCGCGCTCGTCGCCATGGACCCCTACACGGGGCGCGTGCTGGCGATGGTCGGCGGCTTCTCCTTCGACAAGAGCGAGTTCAACCGCGCCACGCAGGCCTATCGCCAGCCGGGATCGGCGTTCAAGCCGTTCATCTATGCGGCCGCGCTGGACAATGGCTACACGCCGTCGAGCGTCGTCATGGATGCGCCGGTTGAGATCAGCCAGGGGCCGGGTCTGCCGACCTGGAAGCCGCAGAACTATGGCGGCAAGTTCTACGGGCCCTCGACGCTTCGGCTCGGCATCGAGCTTTCGCGAAACGTGATGACGGTGCGGCTCGCGCAGGACATGGGCATGCCGCTCGTTGCTGAATACGCCAAGCGCTTCGGCATCTACGACGACATGATGCCGGTGCTGTCGATGTCGCTCGGCGCGGGCGAGACGACCGTCATGCGCATGGTCACCGCCTATGCGATGATCGCCAACGGCGGACGTCAGGTCACCCCGACGCTGATCGACCGCATTCAGGACCGCTACGGCAAGACCGTCTTCCGTCACGAGGAACGCATCTGCGAGACCTGCGCGGCCGACAGCTGGCAGGGGCAGGAAGAGCCGGAGCTCATCGACAATCGCGCCCAGGTGCTCGACCCGATGACCGCCTATCAGATCACCTCCATGATGGAAGGCGTGGTGCTGCGCGGCACGGCCACCAAGGTGCAGGCGGTCGGCCGTCCGGTCGCCGGCAAGACCGGCACCACCAACGACGAGAAGGATGCCTGGTTCGTCGGCTTCACGCCGGACCTGACCGTCGGCGTCTTCGTCGGCTACGACACGCCGAAGCCGATGGGGCGCGGCGCGACCGGAGGCCAGGTGGCGGCGCCGATCTTCACCGCCTTCGTCGAGGACGCGCTGGCCGACCAGCCGCCGGTGGAATTCCGTGTGCCCAAGGGGCTGCAGCTCATTCCGATCAACCGCCGCACGGGCCTGCGCGCCGCGGCCGGCACGCCGGGCACCATTCTGGAGGCGTTCAAGCCGGGCACCGCCCCGCCGGACGAATATTCGATCATCGGCTTTCAGGACGATGTCGGCATTCCGCGCACGGTCTCGCCGGAAGCGGGGCAGGCGGTGATGACGGGCACCGGCGGGCTCTACTGA
- a CDS encoding N-acetylmuramoyl-L-alanine amidase: MVRHASARAGKTGGTGRAIAALLALAISAIAPQSFGSGWVQAAQAENTHDVPVARDARLAGDEARTRFIVDLSAPVEFAVRTLSDPYRIVVDLPEVRFDLEPAATREGIGLISDWRHGLFAAGKSRIVLDAAAPVAVDKAFVLPPVSEQPARLVLDVVKTTRAAFLETAAEQARAAAAPSQRGAKGDLRTASGNGRPIIVLDPGHGGIDTGAVGSGGTLEKAVVLDFSSLLHRKLVETGRYTVHMTREEDIFIPLRERVEIARGHQADLLVSIHADSVRIGRNEVRGAGVYTLSEKASDAVAAALAERENRSDVIAGIDLADEADDVTDILVDLARMETKKFSFLFARTLVDELRGSAQLVKNPHRSAGFRVLTAHDVPSALVELGYLSNRLDEKLMTTSEWRERMSDAIIVAIDRYFARRSGSSAALLSQTAEAPKETLAPSAAPGQ; this comes from the coding sequence ATGGTTCGGCACGCATCAGCGAGGGCAGGCAAGACCGGCGGGACCGGCCGGGCGATCGCGGCACTTCTGGCGCTTGCGATCTCGGCGATCGCGCCGCAGTCCTTCGGGAGTGGCTGGGTCCAGGCGGCGCAGGCGGAAAACACGCATGACGTGCCGGTGGCGCGCGACGCGCGGCTGGCCGGCGACGAGGCGCGCACCCGCTTCATCGTCGATCTCTCCGCGCCGGTGGAATTCGCCGTGCGGACCCTGTCCGATCCCTATCGCATCGTCGTTGACCTGCCGGAAGTGCGCTTCGATCTGGAGCCGGCCGCGACGCGCGAGGGCATCGGTCTGATCTCGGACTGGCGTCACGGTCTGTTCGCCGCCGGCAAGTCGCGGATCGTTCTCGACGCCGCCGCGCCGGTCGCGGTCGACAAGGCCTTCGTTCTGCCGCCGGTGTCGGAGCAGCCGGCGCGGCTCGTTCTCGACGTGGTGAAGACCACGCGCGCGGCCTTTCTGGAGACGGCCGCGGAGCAGGCGCGCGCCGCCGCCGCGCCGTCGCAGCGCGGCGCCAAGGGCGATCTCCGGACGGCGAGCGGCAACGGGCGGCCGATCATCGTGCTCGATCCGGGGCACGGCGGCATCGACACCGGGGCGGTCGGCTCGGGCGGCACGCTGGAAAAGGCCGTCGTCCTGGACTTCTCGAGCCTGCTTCACCGCAAGCTGGTCGAAACCGGGCGTTACACCGTGCATATGACGCGCGAGGAGGACATCTTCATCCCGCTGCGCGAGCGGGTTGAGATCGCGCGCGGACACCAGGCCGATCTGCTCGTCTCGATCCACGCCGATTCGGTGCGCATCGGGCGTAACGAGGTGCGCGGGGCCGGCGTCTACACCCTGTCGGAAAAGGCCAGCGATGCGGTCGCCGCCGCGCTCGCCGAACGCGAGAACCGCTCCGACGTGATCGCCGGCATCGATCTCGCCGACGAGGCGGACGACGTCACCGACATTCTGGTCGACCTCGCGCGCATGGAGACCAAGAAGTTCTCCTTCCTGTTCGCGCGCACGCTGGTCGACGAGTTGCGGGGCTCCGCGCAACTGGTGAAAAACCCGCATCGATCCGCCGGATTCCGGGTGCTGACGGCGCATGACGTGCCGTCCGCGCTGGTGGAGCTCGGCTATCTGTCGAATCGGCTGGACGAGAAGCTGATGACGACGAGCGAGTGGCGCGAGCGCATGTCCGACGCCATCATCGTCGCGATCGACCGCTATTTCGCGCGGCGCAGCGGATCCTCCGCCGCCTTGCTGTCGCAAACGGCGGAAGCACCGAAGGAGACGCTTGCGCCGTCCGCGGCGCCGGGGCAATAA
- a CDS encoding Rne/Rng family ribonuclease: MANKMLIDAAHPEETRVVVVRGNRVEEFDFEAANRKQLRGNIYLAKVTRVEPSLQAAFVDYGGNRHGFLAFGEIHPDYYQIPVADRQALLEEEEAEARSNDSDEAAEKPAKPKRRRGRAAKAETEDASVASEESGEASGDADGNGDADNGDSDNGDTDVESVGAEDALEEVPQRARRQRKQYKIQEVIKRRQILLVQVVKEERGNKGAALTTYLSLAGRYSVLMPNTARGGGISRKITNPTDRKRLKKIASELEVPQGMGVILRTAGASRTKAEIKRDFEYLMRLWENVRDLTLQSSAPYLVYEEGSLIKRSIRDLYNKDIDQVLVAGDEGYREAKDFMRMLMPSHAKNVQPYKDATPVFSRFMVESQLDAMFSPQVTLKSGGYIVINQTEALVAIDVNSGKSTREHNIEDTAVQTNLEAAEEVARQLRLRDLAGLIVIDFIDMEENKNNRAVERKLKDCLKNDRARIQVGRISHFGLLEMSRQRIRTGVLESSMTPCPHCHGTGMIRSVESVALHVLRSLEDQLLKGATHNLIVRTTTDAALYILNQKRAHLSDLEARFGLEIDVQAGEMANGQHYTLEKGEPIARDEDGLPLVQPSSVTPLIVGEDAPEPNERSEERADDRRSETSDEEDAGNRNKRRRRRRRKKPGDEHHAAGDEAEENATTSQEDDETGAEARDGDADADGESEDEKSRRKRRRGRRGGRRSRRDGEGNGDTANADAQGEGDTGTDNAGDDTPDQRGEGDAGTGAPEVSASAEHEAPETRTPETEAPATASQEPASKDEPASEDASAGDPAAAETSFHEAPSGDVTAEEPAAEVADTPRAEQVPHQAEEAEGSGNVESAAETPDETAEAAPTEPESVETPEPETSDTAPEAPAEPVVVRETVTEEGDTRTEDDPEPKRSGWWQRRSFF, encoded by the coding sequence ATGGCAAACAAGATGCTCATCGACGCCGCGCACCCGGAGGAAACCCGGGTTGTCGTCGTGCGTGGCAACAGGGTCGAAGAATTTGATTTCGAGGCCGCCAACCGCAAACAGCTTCGCGGCAACATTTATCTGGCGAAGGTAACCCGGGTCGAACCCTCGCTTCAGGCGGCCTTCGTCGATTACGGCGGCAACAGGCACGGCTTCCTCGCCTTCGGCGAGATCCATCCCGACTACTACCAGATCCCGGTCGCCGACCGTCAGGCCCTGCTCGAAGAGGAAGAGGCGGAGGCCCGCAGCAACGACAGCGACGAGGCCGCCGAAAAGCCGGCGAAGCCCAAGCGCCGCCGCGGCAGGGCCGCCAAGGCCGAGACCGAGGACGCGTCGGTCGCCTCCGAGGAGAGCGGCGAAGCCAGCGGCGATGCCGACGGCAACGGCGACGCGGACAATGGCGACTCCGACAACGGCGACACGGATGTGGAATCCGTCGGCGCCGAGGACGCGCTGGAAGAGGTGCCGCAGCGCGCCCGCCGCCAGCGCAAGCAGTACAAGATCCAGGAGGTGATCAAGCGTCGGCAGATCCTGCTGGTGCAGGTCGTCAAGGAGGAACGCGGCAACAAGGGCGCCGCGCTGACCACCTATCTGTCGCTTGCCGGCCGCTACTCGGTGTTGATGCCGAACACCGCGCGCGGCGGCGGCATCTCGCGCAAGATCACCAATCCGACCGACCGCAAGCGGCTGAAGAAGATCGCCTCGGAACTGGAAGTGCCGCAGGGCATGGGCGTGATCCTGCGCACCGCCGGCGCCAGCCGCACCAAGGCGGAGATCAAGCGCGACTTCGAGTATCTGATGCGGCTTTGGGAGAATGTGCGCGACCTCACGCTGCAATCCTCCGCGCCCTATCTCGTCTATGAGGAGGGCTCGCTGATCAAGCGCTCGATCCGCGACCTCTACAACAAGGATATCGACCAGGTCCTTGTCGCCGGCGACGAGGGCTATCGCGAGGCCAAGGACTTCATGCGCATGCTCATGCCGAGCCATGCCAAGAACGTCCAGCCCTACAAGGACGCGACGCCCGTCTTCTCGCGCTTCATGGTGGAATCGCAGCTCGACGCGATGTTCTCGCCGCAGGTGACGCTGAAGTCCGGCGGCTACATCGTCATCAACCAGACGGAAGCGCTGGTGGCCATCGACGTGAACTCGGGCAAGTCGACGCGCGAGCACAACATCGAGGACACGGCCGTCCAGACCAATCTGGAAGCGGCGGAAGAGGTCGCGCGCCAGCTGCGCCTGCGCGATCTCGCGGGTCTCATCGTGATCGATTTCATCGACATGGAGGAGAACAAGAACAACCGCGCCGTCGAACGCAAGCTCAAGGACTGCCTGAAGAACGACCGGGCCCGCATCCAGGTCGGGCGGATCTCGCACTTCGGCCTGCTGGAGATGTCGCGCCAGCGCATCCGCACCGGCGTTCTGGAAAGCTCCATGACGCCCTGCCCGCATTGCCACGGCACGGGCATGATCCGCTCGGTGGAGTCGGTGGCGCTGCATGTGCTGCGCTCGCTGGAGGATCAGCTGCTCAAGGGCGCGACGCACAATCTCATCGTGCGCACCACCACGGACGCCGCGCTCTATATCCTCAACCAGAAGCGCGCGCATCTGTCGGACCTCGAGGCCCGCTTCGGGCTGGAGATCGACGTGCAGGCCGGCGAAATGGCCAACGGCCAGCATTACACCCTGGAAAAGGGCGAGCCCATCGCCCGGGACGAGGACGGCCTGCCGCTCGTGCAGCCCTCTTCCGTGACGCCGCTGATCGTCGGCGAGGACGCGCCGGAGCCCAACGAACGCTCCGAAGAGCGCGCGGACGACCGCCGCAGCGAGACCTCGGACGAGGAGGACGCCGGCAACCGCAACAAGCGCCGCCGCCGCCGCCGCCGCAAGAAGCCGGGCGACGAACACCACGCCGCCGGCGACGAGGCGGAGGAGAACGCAACGACCTCCCAGGAGGACGACGAGACCGGGGCCGAGGCCCGCGACGGCGATGCGGATGCCGATGGCGAGAGCGAGGACGAGAAGTCCAGGCGCAAGCGCCGGCGCGGACGCCGGGGCGGACGCCGCAGCCGCCGCGACGGCGAGGGCAACGGCGACACGGCCAATGCCGATGCGCAGGGCGAAGGCGATACTGGCACCGACAACGCCGGGGATGACACGCCGGATCAGCGAGGCGAAGGCGACGCAGGCACCGGCGCGCCGGAAGTGAGCGCAAGCGCGGAACACGAGGCGCCCGAAACCCGGACGCCGGAGACCGAAGCCCCCGCCACGGCGTCGCAGGAACCTGCGTCTAAGGATGAACCTGCGTCTGAGGACGCATCCGCCGGGGACCCGGCCGCCGCCGAGACATCTTTCCATGAGGCGCCGTCCGGGGACGTGACGGCGGAAGAGCCGGCGGCCGAGGTCGCGGATACCCCGCGCGCCGAACAGGTCCCCCATCAGGCCGAAGAGGCCGAAGGGTCTGGCAACGTCGAAAGCGCGGCCGAAACACCGGATGAGACCGCCGAGGCGGCCCCGACCGAGCCGGAGAGCGTCGAAACGCCCGAGCCGGAAACGTCCGACACCGCGCCCGAGGCGCCGGCCGAGCCGGTCGTGGTGCGCGAGACCGTCACCGAGGAAGGCGACACGCGCACCGAGGACGATCCCGAGCCCAAGCGCTCGGGCTGGTGGCAGCGGCGCAGCTTCTTCTGA
- a CDS encoding YnfA family protein yields the protein MPTIAAYLGAALAEIAGCFAFWAWLRLDKPVWWLLPGLASLALFAYLLTLVDSAAAGRTYAAYGGVYIASSLVWLWAVEGVAPDRWDVAGALLCLVGAAVIIAAPRAAG from the coding sequence ATGCCGACCATCGCCGCCTATCTGGGCGCGGCCCTTGCCGAAATCGCGGGGTGTTTCGCCTTCTGGGCCTGGCTGCGTCTCGACAAGCCGGTCTGGTGGCTGCTTCCCGGCCTGGCGTCGCTGGCCCTCTTCGCCTATCTGCTGACGCTGGTCGACAGCGCCGCCGCCGGGCGGACCTATGCCGCCTATGGCGGGGTCTATATCGCGAGTTCGCTCGTGTGGCTGTGGGCGGTGGAGGGCGTCGCGCCGGACCGTTGGGATGTCGCCGGCGCGCTCCTGTGCCTCGTCGGCGCCGCCGTGATCATCGCCGCACCGCGCGCGGCCGGCTGA
- a CDS encoding aminotransferase class I/II-fold pyridoxal phosphate-dependent enzyme, whose translation MPHPSKRSEVAPFRAMDVLARANRLEAEGRDILHMEVGQPGANAPRAAMEAAQAALARGRLGYTEARGLPPLRHAISDHYRATYGVEVPETRILATTGSSAGFNLAFLAAFDPGDRIAIAAPGYPAYRNILKALGIEAVEIEVGAETRWALTPELVEAAHREAPLTGVLVASPNNPTGTMMAPDALKALIATCDDMGLWFISDEIYHGLVFQGEQQTALAFSDKAIVLNSFSKYYCMTGWRIGWMVLPESLVRPVERLAQSLYISPPELSQIAATAAFGATEELEAIKAGYAANRKLLLERLPGLGFTEMLPVDGAFYCYASVRPFSNDSADFAARMLEEAGIAATPGPDFDPVNGHAYIRFSFAGDHAVIRAAMDRLADWLPKQG comes from the coding sequence ATGCCCCATCCGTCCAAGCGCTCCGAGGTCGCTCCGTTTCGCGCCATGGACGTTCTGGCGCGCGCCAACCGGCTCGAGGCCGAGGGACGGGATATCCTGCATATGGAAGTCGGGCAGCCCGGGGCGAACGCGCCGCGCGCGGCGATGGAGGCGGCGCAGGCCGCCCTGGCGCGGGGCCGGCTCGGCTACACGGAAGCGCGCGGCCTGCCGCCGCTGCGCCACGCGATCAGCGATCACTACCGCGCGACCTATGGCGTCGAGGTGCCGGAAACGCGCATCCTCGCAACGACCGGCTCGTCGGCGGGCTTCAATCTCGCCTTTCTCGCGGCCTTCGATCCCGGAGACCGCATCGCCATCGCCGCGCCCGGCTATCCGGCCTATCGCAACATCCTCAAGGCGCTCGGCATCGAGGCGGTGGAGATCGAGGTCGGGGCGGAGACCCGCTGGGCGCTGACGCCGGAACTGGTCGAGGCGGCGCATCGCGAGGCGCCGCTCACCGGCGTGCTGGTTGCCTCGCCGAACAATCCCACCGGCACGATGATGGCGCCGGACGCCCTGAAGGCGCTGATCGCGACCTGCGACGACATGGGCCTGTGGTTTATCTCCGACGAGATCTATCACGGCCTTGTCTTCCAGGGAGAGCAGCAGACGGCGCTGGCCTTCTCCGACAAGGCGATCGTGCTCAACAGCTTCTCCAAATACTACTGCATGACCGGCTGGCGCATCGGCTGGATGGTTCTGCCGGAAAGCCTGGTGCGGCCCGTGGAACGCCTCGCCCAGAGCCTCTACATCTCGCCGCCCGAACTCTCGCAGATCGCGGCGACGGCGGCCTTCGGCGCCACGGAGGAACTGGAGGCGATCAAGGCCGGTTATGCGGCGAACCGCAAGCTGCTGCTGGAGCGGCTGCCGGGGCTCGGCTTCACCGAGATGCTCCCCGTGGACGGCGCGTTCTACTGCTACGCGAGCGTGCGGCCCTTCTCCAACGACAGCGCCGATTTCGCCGCGCGCATGCTGGAGGAGGCGGGCATCGCCGCCACGCCGGGGCCGGACTTCGACCCCGTCAACGGCCATGCCTACATCCGCTTCTCCTTCGCCGGGGACCATGCGGTCATCCGCGCGGCAATGGACCGGCTGGCCGACTGGCTGCCGAAACAGGGGTGA